A DNA window from Brassica napus cultivar Da-Ae chromosome C1, Da-Ae, whole genome shotgun sequence contains the following coding sequences:
- the LOC125575617 gene encoding uncharacterized protein At4g04775-like translates to MDQAEIEASRVQYPPQPEVEFGLPRECYCGGEPLLATSVIRNDPGRRYYTCRNVEDGDCHVWKWWDVAVMEEVRCMGTQVFQLSDKVDHLASLSDYESEVNQVRDINYEMVLKLAELEKIVGDLPRTGNRHGFELVVGVMFFVVLIIVMVIMFK, encoded by the coding sequence ATGGACCAAGCTGAGATTGAAGCCTCGCGGGTTCAGTACCCTCCACAGCCTGAGGTCGAGTTCGGCCTCCCGAGGGAATGCTACTGTGGTGGCGAACCGCTTTTAGCCACATCAGTCATAAGGAATGATCCGGGGAGAAGGTACTACACCTGTCGGAACGTCGAGGACGGAGACTGCCACGTTTGGAAGTGGTGGGACGTCGCGGTAATGGAGGAGGTGAGATGCATGGGTACGCAAGTTTTTCAGCTCTCTGATAAGGTAGACCATCTAGCATCTTTGAGTGACTATGAGTCAGAAGTAAACCAGGTAAGAGATATCAATTATGAGATGGTGCTGAAGTTGGCTGAGCTTGAGAAGATTGTTGGTGACTTACCTAGAACTGGTAATAGGCATGGCTTTGAACTCGTAGTAGGTGTGATGTTCTTTGTAGTACTGATAATAGTCATGGTCATAATGTTTAAGTAG
- the LOC106371660 gene encoding glutathione S-transferase T2-like, whose translation MDPRISTTQYSSYVEFLQSQSQNVVSENFPYESFPHSSVHTGASEIPPFSSQQSEAPSPAEDTPTERQERKKWTPADDEVLISAWLNTSKDVVVRIDQKSGTFWKRVGEYYAESPHVLVGGDKTKHNHCKQRWHKINDWTNKFCGAFAAAERQMTSGQNETDVLKLAHDIYYANHKQKFSVEHAWCVLRYEQKWISLNPSKTHTSSKRKTSESVTRLQQQWDWITAIRSCLLRRTTV comes from the exons ATGGATCCAAGGATTTCAACTACCCAGTATTCTAGTTATGTAGAGTTTCTTCAGAGTCAAAGTCAAAATGTCGTAagtgaaaactttccttatgaaAGTTTTCCTCATAGTAGTGTACACACAGGAGCCTCAGAAATCCCCCCTTTTAGTTCCCAACAATCCGAGGCTCCATCTCCAGCTGAAGACACTCCCACGGAGCGTCAGGAGAGAAAGAAGTGGACACCAGCTGATGACGAGGTACTCATCAGCGCCTGGCTTAACACATCTAAGGATGTTGTTGTGCGAATTGATCAGAAGTCAGGGACATTTTGGAAACGAGTGGGAGAGTACTACGCAGAAAGTCCTCATGTTCTAGTAGGAGGTGACAAGACTAAGCATAACCATTGTAAGCAACGGTGGCATAAGATCAATGACTGGACGAACAAGTTTTGTGGAGCATTCGCTGCTGCTGAGAGACAAATGACGAGTGGACAGAATGAGACCGACGTTCTCAAGTTGGCTCATGACATCTACTACGCGAACCACAAGCAGAAGTTTAGTGTTGAGCATGCATGGTGTGTCCTCAGATATGAACAGAAGTGGATAAGCTTGAACCCGAGTAAAACACATACCAGTTCGAAGAGAAAAACAAGTGAGTCTGTGACGAG GTTACAGCAGCAATGGGACTGGATTACAGCTATACGCAGCTGTCTGCTTCGGAGGACTACGGTTTAG
- the LOC106371693 gene encoding protein DETOXIFICATION 49-like — translation MAAPLILKYHIDHQQDPNPTRLFSSIQEAKSIAKISLPIILTGLLLYSRSMISMLFLGRLNDLPALSGGSLALGFANITGYSLLSGLSTGMEPICVQAFGAKRFKLLGLALQRTILLLLLCSLPVSILWLNIKKILLYFGQDQEISDKAEIFILFSLPDLFLQSFLHPLRIYLRSQSITLPLTYSAFFAVLLHIPINYILVSYFALGLKGVALGAIWSNVNLLGFLIIYIVFSGVYEKTWGGFSMDCFEGWRSLLTLAIPSCVSVCLEWWWYEIMILLCGLLLHPQATVSSMGILIQTTALIYIFPSSLSFSVSTRVGNELGANQPNKARIAARTGLFLSLGLGLFAMFFAFMVRNCWARLFTDEEEILKLTSMVLPIIGLCELGNCPQTTMCGVLRGSARPKLGANINLCCFYFVGMPVAIWLSFFGGFDFKGLWLGLFAAQGSCLVSMLVVLAKTDWEAEVHRAKELMTSSCDGDGEYDDDDSGSNTMPLLLDIEECGNYKHLNVV, via the coding sequence ATGGCTGCTCCTTTGATCCTCAAGTACCACATAGATCACCAACaagatccgaacccgacccgccTATTCTCTTCGATCCAAGAAGCCAAATCAATCGCCAAAATATCGCTCCCAATAATCTTAACCGGTTTACTCCTCTACTCTCGCTCAATGATCTCAATGCTTTTCCTCGGCCGTCTCAACGATCTCCCTGCTCTCTCCGGCGGCTCACTCGCCCTCGGCTTCGCCAACATCACCGGCTATTCTCTCCTGTCCGGTCTCTCCACCGGCATGGAACCCATCTGCGTTCAAGCCTTTGGCGCCAAAAGATTCAAACTCTTAGGCCTTGCTTTGCAGAGAACCATTCTTTTGCTCCTCCTTTGTTCTCTTCCCGTCTCCATCCTCTGGCTCAACATCAAGAAGATCCTGTTATACTTCGGACAAGACCAAGAAATATCGGACAAAGCAGAGATATTTATCCTCTTCTCTCTCCCTGATCTGTTTCTCCAATCATTCTTGCATCCTCTCCGTATCTACCTCCGATCTCAGTCCATCACTCTGCCTCTTACATACTCTGCCTTCTTCGCTGTACTCCTCCACATTCCGATCAATTACATTCTCGTTTCTTACTTCGCTCTCGGCCTTAAAGGAGTTGCATTAGGAGCAATCTGGAGTAATGTTAACCTACTAGGGTTTCTGATCATCTACATCGTGTTTTCGGGTGTTTACGAGAAGACTTGGGGAGGCTTCTCAATGGATTGCTTTGAAGGGTGGAGATCTTTACTAACGTTAGCAATCCCTAGCTGCGTCTCGGTTTGCCTAGAATGGTGGTGGTACGAAATAATGATTCTTCTTTGTGGACTGTTACTTCACCCGCAAGCAACCGTCTCGTCTATGGGAATCTTGATCCAGACCACCGCTTTGATCTACATTTTCCCTTCATCTCTTAGTTTCAGTGTCTCCACACGCGTCGGGAACGAGCTAGGCGCGAACCAGCCTAATAAAGCAAGGATAGCCGCCAGGACCGGTCTCTTTTTAAGCCTAGGGTTAGGTTTATTCGCCATGTTTTTCGCTTTTATGGTGAGGAATTGTTGGGCTAGATTGTTCACTGATGAGGAAGAGATTTTGAAGTTGACTTCCATGGTCTTACCGATCATCGGGCTTTGCGAGCTAGGGAACTGTCCTCAGACAACAATGTGTGGTGTTTTGAGAGGAAGTGCTAGACCTAAATTAGGAGCAAACATAAACTTGTGTTGTTTCTACTTTGTGGGAATGCCTGTGGCTATATGGTTAAGTTTCTTTGGTGGGTTTGACTTTAAGGGATTGTGGCTTGGTCTCTTTGCCGCCCAAGGCTCGTGCCTTGTTTCGATGTTAGTCGTGTTGGCTAAGACTGATTGGGAAGCTGAGGTTCATAGGGCAAAAGAACTCATGACTAGTTCATGTGATGGCGATGGTGAATATGATGATGACGATAGCGGAAGTAATACGATGCCTCTTCTGTTGGATATAGAAGAATGTGGGAACTACAAGCATTTGAATGTTGTCTAA